One region of Pseudomonas alvandae genomic DNA includes:
- the tagF gene encoding type VI secretion system-associated protein TagF, producing MSTPGFYGKLASRGDFVSRGLPQSFIGPWDSWLAAGLLASQTSLGERWLDAYLVSPLWRFMVAPGVCGPDAAVGVVMPSIDRVGRYFPLTIAVLLDPDADPASVVGGADDWFERVENLLLSTLSVEASFEAFNEQLETLGSPMYLPRTPSSRFASLHRFDATDPQRRMSALAESACEGASLWWGQGSERIAPGLMRCQGLPAAADFAQFLLGQEGVV from the coding sequence ATGAGTACGCCGGGCTTCTATGGAAAGTTGGCCAGTCGCGGGGACTTCGTCAGTCGCGGCTTGCCCCAGAGCTTTATCGGGCCGTGGGACTCCTGGCTGGCGGCGGGTTTGCTCGCCAGCCAGACCAGCCTCGGCGAGCGTTGGCTGGACGCCTATCTGGTCAGCCCGCTGTGGCGCTTCATGGTCGCGCCCGGCGTGTGCGGGCCGGACGCTGCCGTTGGCGTAGTGATGCCGAGCATCGACCGGGTCGGGCGCTATTTTCCGCTGACCATCGCGGTATTGCTGGACCCGGATGCAGACCCGGCCTCGGTGGTCGGTGGCGCGGACGACTGGTTCGAGCGGGTCGAGAACCTGTTGCTGAGCACGTTGAGCGTCGAGGCCAGTTTCGAAGCGTTCAACGAACAGCTGGAAACCCTGGGCAGCCCGATGTACCTGCCACGCACCCCAAGCAGCCGTTTCGCCAGCCTGCATCGCTTCGATGCCACCGACCCGCAGCGACGCATGAGCGCCCTGGCCGAGTCGGCCTGCGAAGGCGCGAGCCTGTGGTGGGGCCAGGGTTCGGAGCGCATCGCGCCCGGTTTGATGCGCTGCCAGGGATTGCCGGCGGCGGCTGATTTTGCGCAATTTTTGCTCGGCCAAGAAGGTGTTGTGTAG
- the tssM gene encoding type VI secretion system membrane subunit TssM → MKAFFSFMIRWVIPLLGLIALSLIIWFVGPLLDWLVPEGRRWTLIILVFAVWIAYRVFRIIQARRQAAEVMRSLAAQTPPDPTSIATAEELETLRQRMDEALALLKKAKLGGDERRNLYELPWYVIIGPPGSGKTTALVNSGLHFPLAAQLGAGAVRGVGGTRNCDWWFTDQAVLLDTAGRYTTQDSDATVDKAAWLGFLGLLKKQRARRPIDGAFIAISLSDLLLGSDAERAAHAAAIRLRIQELYTQLGVRFPVYLMLTKLDLVPGFMEYFDSLSKEERAQVWGMTFALDDGKSNDSPLAHLQSEFTLLEQRLNDRLVERLQQERDPARRDLIYGFPQQFGALKDCLQSFLDGVFKPNAFEERVLLRGVYFTSGTQEGSPIDRLIGSMAQSMNLDRQHLARQTGTGRSYFIEKLFSAVAFAERGLVGVDPKVERRRKWIARGVLASTVVLVLVVSTLWWVSYRANQAYIAQVDQKVAPLGQTVQNLSPAQRDVLAVLPLLNSVKHLADDAPDWAEGLGLYQGDMLEAESGSVYRKLLIAVFAPRLLTRIEEQLHSGGNSDFLYEGLKAYLMLADNEHYDADFIKAWIALDWDRTLPRDLPAEQRQALTGHLQALFERRPPTARLDPRLIEDLRRQLQQLPVAQRVYDRIKRQKLPEGIPDFRINEAAGRDAALVFSRKSGKPLGEPLSGFFTVKGYRQGFLLSSLSQTGTLAEEQWVLGHEEADQQNVASLAADVRRLYFQDYMRQWDALLADIDFVPITSVAQAADVLRVISGPTSPLKKLLVAVAKETDLQQDERLLAAQGAPVEGGVDKLKERLGSLLGQEQATSNAPATSDDPITAHFAELNSIVNKNEGEPAAIDGLLSDMNALYVQVSAMVGASGDALLGEAKNQASAAATRVSLNAERQPPLVQGLVKSVVNSTTNTMMGGVRNQLNAAWTSEVVNIYRQSLAGRYPMSPGSARDATLDDFGQFFGVGGVMDNYFRKYLQPYVDTSTQTWRWQPGAAQKLGISPGVLQTFQRAATIRDAFFRSGGTQPMVRFELKPVAMDSTITQFLLDLDGQQLSYDHGPSRPTAMQWPNPGSIGVVRISIMPPSSSGRSGITLDGPWAWFRLLEQSDLTAGNSPDRFNLRLRVDGASASYELRANSAFNPFKSRVLSGFSLPERL, encoded by the coding sequence GTGAAGGCGTTTTTCAGTTTCATGATCCGCTGGGTCATTCCATTGCTGGGGCTGATTGCCCTGAGCCTGATCATCTGGTTCGTTGGCCCGCTGCTCGATTGGCTGGTGCCAGAAGGGCGGCGCTGGACGTTGATCATCCTGGTGTTCGCGGTGTGGATCGCCTACCGGGTGTTCCGCATTATCCAGGCCCGCCGCCAGGCCGCGGAAGTGATGCGCAGCCTGGCCGCGCAGACCCCGCCCGACCCGACCAGCATCGCCACCGCCGAAGAACTCGAGACCCTGCGCCAGCGCATGGACGAAGCCTTGGCCTTGCTCAAGAAAGCCAAGCTCGGCGGCGACGAGCGTCGCAACCTCTACGAACTGCCGTGGTACGTGATCATCGGCCCGCCGGGCTCGGGCAAGACCACTGCGCTGGTCAACTCCGGCCTGCATTTCCCGTTGGCCGCGCAACTCGGTGCCGGTGCCGTGCGCGGTGTCGGCGGCACGCGCAACTGCGACTGGTGGTTCACCGACCAGGCGGTGCTGCTCGACACCGCTGGCCGCTACACCACTCAAGACAGCGACGCGACCGTCGACAAGGCGGCGTGGCTGGGTTTCCTTGGCCTGTTGAAGAAGCAACGGGCGCGTCGGCCGATCGATGGCGCGTTCATCGCCATCAGCCTTTCGGACCTGCTGTTGGGCAGCGACGCCGAACGCGCCGCCCACGCCGCAGCGATTCGCCTGCGGATCCAGGAGTTGTACACCCAGCTAGGCGTGCGTTTCCCGGTCTACCTGATGCTGACCAAGCTCGACTTGGTGCCGGGCTTCATGGAGTACTTCGACAGCCTGAGCAAGGAAGAGCGCGCCCAGGTCTGGGGCATGACCTTCGCCCTGGACGACGGCAAGAGCAACGACAGCCCGTTGGCGCACCTGCAAAGTGAATTCACCTTGCTGGAGCAGCGTCTCAATGACCGCTTGGTCGAACGCCTGCAACAAGAACGCGACCCGGCGCGGCGCGACCTGATCTACGGCTTCCCGCAGCAGTTCGGGGCGTTGAAGGACTGCCTGCAAAGCTTCCTCGACGGCGTGTTCAAACCCAACGCCTTTGAAGAGCGGGTGTTGCTGCGCGGTGTGTATTTCACCAGCGGCACCCAGGAAGGCAGCCCGATCGATCGCCTGATCGGCTCCATGGCCCAGAGCATGAACCTGGACCGCCAGCACCTGGCGCGCCAGACCGGCACCGGGCGCAGTTACTTCATCGAAAAACTCTTCAGCGCCGTGGCGTTTGCCGAGCGCGGACTGGTGGGTGTCGATCCGAAGGTCGAGCGTCGACGCAAATGGATCGCCCGTGGTGTGCTCGCGTCCACCGTCGTGCTGGTGTTGGTGGTCAGCACGTTGTGGTGGGTCAGCTACCGCGCCAACCAGGCCTACATCGCCCAGGTCGATCAGAAAGTCGCGCCGCTGGGCCAGACCGTGCAAAACCTCAGCCCGGCCCAGCGCGACGTCCTCGCGGTTCTACCGCTGCTCAATTCCGTCAAGCATTTGGCCGACGATGCGCCCGACTGGGCCGAGGGCCTGGGCCTGTATCAGGGCGACATGCTCGAAGCGGAGTCCGGCAGCGTCTATCGCAAGCTGTTGATCGCGGTGTTCGCGCCACGCCTGCTGACGCGCATCGAAGAGCAACTGCACAGCGGCGGCAATTCGGACTTCCTCTACGAAGGCTTGAAGGCTTACCTGATGCTCGCTGATAACGAGCATTACGACGCCGACTTCATCAAGGCCTGGATCGCCCTGGATTGGGACCGCACCCTGCCACGGGATTTGCCGGCCGAGCAGCGCCAGGCCCTGACCGGGCATTTGCAGGCGCTGTTCGAGCGGCGTCCGCCGACCGCGCGCCTCGACCCGCGCCTGATCGAAGACCTGCGCCGCCAGTTGCAACAACTGCCGGTGGCCCAGCGCGTCTACGACCGCATCAAGCGCCAGAAGCTGCCCGAAGGCATCCCGGACTTTCGCATCAACGAAGCCGCCGGGCGTGACGCCGCGTTGGTGTTCAGCCGCAAGAGTGGCAAGCCATTGGGCGAACCGTTGAGCGGCTTCTTCACCGTCAAGGGCTACCGCCAGGGCTTCTTGCTCAGCAGCCTGAGCCAGACCGGCACCCTGGCCGAAGAGCAATGGGTGCTGGGCCACGAAGAGGCCGACCAGCAGAACGTCGCCAGCCTGGCCGCCGACGTGCGGCGCCTGTATTTCCAGGACTACATGCGCCAATGGGACGCCTTGCTGGCCGACATCGACTTTGTGCCGATCACCAGCGTGGCCCAGGCCGCCGACGTGCTGCGGGTGATTTCCGGCCCGACCTCGCCGTTGAAAAAGCTGCTGGTGGCGGTGGCGAAGGAAACCGACCTGCAACAGGATGAACGCCTGCTGGCCGCCCAAGGCGCGCCGGTGGAAGGTGGCGTGGACAAGCTCAAGGAGCGCCTGGGCAGCTTGCTCGGCCAGGAACAGGCGACGTCAAACGCGCCGGCGACCAGCGATGATCCGATCACCGCGCATTTCGCCGAGCTCAACAGCATCGTCAACAAGAACGAAGGCGAACCCGCTGCGATCGACGGCCTGCTGTCCGACATGAACGCGCTGTACGTGCAGGTCAGCGCCATGGTCGGTGCCAGCGGCGATGCCTTGCTTGGCGAGGCCAAGAACCAGGCGTCGGCCGCCGCGACCCGCGTCAGCCTCAATGCCGAACGCCAGCCGCCGCTGGTGCAGGGCCTGGTCAAGTCGGTGGTCAACTCCACCACCAACACCATGATGGGCGGGGTACGCAATCAACTGAACGCCGCCTGGACCAGCGAAGTGGTGAACATCTATCGCCAGTCCCTGGCCGGGCGTTATCCGATGTCGCCGGGCAGCGCGCGGGACGCGACCCTGGATGACTTCGGCCAGTTCTTCGGCGTCGGCGGGGTGATGGACAACTACTTCCGCAAGTACCTGCAACCGTACGTGGACACCTCGACACAGACTTGGCGCTGGCAGCCGGGCGCGGCGCAGAAGCTCGGGATCTCCCCGGGTGTGCTGCAGACCTTCCAGCGCGCGGCGACCATCCGCGATGCGTTCTTCCGTTCCGGCGGCACGCAGCCGATGGTGCGCTTCGAGCTCAAGCCGGTGGCGATGGATTCGACCATCACCCAATTCCTCCTCGACCTCGACGGCCAGCAGTTGAGTTACGACCACGGCCCGAGCCGCCCGACCGCCATGCAGTGGCCGAACCCGGGCAGCATTGGCGTAGTGCGGATCTCGATCATGCCACCGTCGTCCAGCGGTCGTTCCGGCATCACACTGGACGGGCCGTGGGCCTGGTTCCGCCTGCTGGAGCAATCGGACCTGACCGCCGGCAACTCGCCGGATCGCTTCAACCTGCGGCTGCGGGTCGATGGCGCCAGCGCCTCTTACGAGTTGCGCGCCAACAGTGCGTTCAACCCGTTCAAGAGCCGAGTGCTCAGCGGTTTCAGCCTGCCGGAGCGTCTATGA
- a CDS encoding DotU family type VI secretion system protein gives MSNDDRTQFMPTPGGRGADPFRPDPARQQPAPAPAPLSMPAAPVLTGKAQGLNPLESAAGPLLALLTRLRNTIAHPAPASLRAQLLAYLRQFEERAEAAGVVRNDVLLARYALCTALDEAVLSTPWGGTSDWGKQSLLITVHNEAWGGEKVFQLLEHCLQSPRERLYLLELLYLCMCLGFEGRYRVMNDGRSQLEALRERTSAVIRSARGDYERELSPHWRGVTVARDRLAQFMPPWIAVAIGVALLLALLFGLRMKLAADAEPVFKNIHFLGEIPVQTIDRPVVQPKVIERPRLAGFLADEIRSGKVAVEDAVDRSVVTIRGDELFASGSASIKDDFQPLMLRIADAVRKVKGQVLVTGHSDNRPIATLRFPSNWALSEARARSVLDILSAKTGQPERFSAEGRSDTEPLASNATTEGRARNRRVEITVLAEGVE, from the coding sequence ATGAGCAACGACGATCGTACCCAGTTCATGCCGACGCCCGGTGGCCGTGGCGCGGATCCGTTCCGTCCGGACCCGGCACGCCAGCAGCCGGCACCCGCGCCAGCGCCGTTGTCGATGCCGGCCGCGCCAGTCCTGACCGGCAAGGCCCAAGGCCTCAACCCGCTGGAAAGCGCCGCGGGTCCGTTGCTGGCCCTGCTGACGCGCCTGCGCAACACCATCGCCCACCCGGCGCCGGCCAGTTTGCGCGCGCAACTGTTGGCGTACCTGCGCCAGTTCGAAGAGCGCGCCGAGGCTGCCGGCGTGGTGCGCAACGACGTGTTGCTGGCCCGCTACGCCTTGTGCACCGCGCTCGATGAGGCGGTATTGAGCACGCCGTGGGGCGGCACCAGCGACTGGGGCAAGCAAAGCCTGTTGATCACCGTGCACAACGAGGCCTGGGGCGGCGAGAAGGTGTTCCAGCTGCTGGAGCATTGCCTGCAAAGCCCGCGCGAGCGCCTGTATTTGCTGGAGCTGCTGTACCTGTGCATGTGCCTCGGTTTTGAAGGCCGCTATCGGGTGATGAACGACGGGCGCAGCCAACTCGAAGCATTGCGCGAGCGCACCAGCGCGGTGATCCGCAGCGCCCGTGGCGACTATGAACGCGAGCTGTCGCCGCACTGGCGCGGCGTCACCGTGGCCCGCGATCGACTGGCGCAATTCATGCCGCCGTGGATTGCCGTGGCCATCGGCGTGGCCCTGCTGCTGGCGCTGCTGTTCGGCCTGCGCATGAAACTGGCCGCCGATGCCGAGCCGGTGTTCAAGAACATCCATTTCCTCGGTGAAATCCCGGTGCAGACCATTGACCGTCCGGTGGTGCAGCCGAAAGTGATCGAGCGCCCACGCCTGGCCGGTTTCCTCGCCGATGAAATCCGCTCCGGCAAGGTCGCCGTGGAAGACGCCGTCGATCGCTCGGTGGTGACCATCCGTGGCGACGAGTTGTTCGCCTCCGGCAGCGCGAGCATCAAGGACGATTTCCAACCGCTGATGCTGCGCATCGCTGACGCCGTGCGCAAGGTCAAGGGCCAGGTGCTGGTGACCGGCCACAGCGACAATCGTCCGATCGCCACGTTGAGGTTCCCGTCCAACTGGGCCTTGTCCGAAGCACGGGCGCGGTCGGTGCTGGACATTCTTTCGGCCAAGACCGGCCAACCCGAGCGCTTCAGCGCCGAGGGCCGCAGCGACACCGAACCGTTGGCGTCCAACGCCACGACCGAGGGACGTGCGCGCAATCGTCGGGTTGAAATCACAGTGTTGGCGGAGGGGGTCGAGTGA
- the tssK gene encoding type VI secretion system baseplate subunit TssK: MSWNNRVVWSEGMFIGTQHFQQHDRYLENLIDARSRPLSAGAWGFSELLIDQGLLAQGKLAIISARGLLPDGTPFNIPQDDLAPTPLNVDDNLRDGLVYLALPLKRAGARDTVDEGEDLGAARYVSQVCEVRDDNAPFENRAPVALGSRALRLLTEQDGIGDYAAIGVVRIKEKRADRALVLDDAYIPPLLDVIASKPLAAFRSELLGLLHQRGEALAGRVVASGAGGASEIADFMLLQLVNRAQPLIQHLSQLSPLHPERFYSELVSLAGEFSTFTASGRRPQQYPPYQHDDLALSYAPVMQALREALSMLIDSKATPIPIVEKAYGIHVAMLADKTLLDSASFILVVRADVPAETLRGRFGQQSKVGSVEHIRDLVNLQLPGIGLLPLPVAPRQLPYHAGSTYYELDRGSDHWQQLSNSGGFAFHIAGQFPGLNLAFWAIRG, from the coding sequence ATGTCCTGGAACAATCGTGTGGTCTGGTCGGAAGGCATGTTCATTGGAACGCAGCACTTCCAGCAGCATGACCGTTACCTGGAAAACCTCATCGACGCACGCAGCCGCCCCTTGTCGGCCGGCGCCTGGGGTTTTTCCGAATTGCTGATCGACCAAGGCCTGCTGGCCCAGGGCAAGCTGGCGATCATTTCGGCGCGGGGCCTGTTGCCGGACGGCACGCCGTTCAACATTCCCCAGGATGACCTGGCGCCAACGCCGCTGAACGTCGATGACAACCTGCGCGATGGCCTGGTCTACCTGGCCTTGCCGCTCAAGCGCGCCGGCGCCCGAGACACCGTGGACGAGGGCGAAGATCTCGGTGCGGCGCGTTACGTGAGCCAGGTCTGCGAAGTGCGCGACGACAACGCGCCGTTCGAAAACCGCGCGCCGGTGGCCCTCGGCTCGCGGGCCCTGCGGTTGTTGACCGAGCAGGATGGCATTGGCGACTACGCCGCGATTGGCGTGGTGCGCATCAAGGAAAAACGTGCCGACCGTGCGTTGGTGCTCGACGATGCCTACATCCCGCCGCTGCTGGATGTCATCGCCTCCAAGCCATTGGCGGCGTTCCGCAGCGAACTGCTGGGCCTGCTCCATCAACGTGGCGAAGCCTTGGCGGGGCGGGTGGTGGCTTCCGGTGCCGGTGGCGCTTCGGAGATCGCCGATTTCATGCTGCTGCAACTGGTCAACCGCGCCCAGCCGCTGATCCAGCACCTGAGCCAGTTGAGCCCGCTGCATCCCGAGCGTTTCTACAGCGAACTGGTCAGCCTGGCCGGCGAGTTCTCCACCTTCACCGCCTCCGGCCGACGACCGCAGCAATATCCGCCTTACCAGCATGATGACCTGGCGCTCAGCTACGCGCCGGTGATGCAGGCCCTGCGCGAAGCCTTGTCGATGCTGATCGACAGCAAGGCCACGCCGATCCCGATTGTCGAGAAAGCCTACGGCATCCACGTGGCGATGCTGGCCGACAAGACCCTGCTCGACAGCGCCAGCTTCATTCTCGTGGTGCGCGCCGATGTGCCCGCCGAAACCCTGCGCGGCCGCTTCGGCCAGCAGAGCAAGGTCGGTTCGGTGGAGCACATCCGCGACCTGGTCAACCTGCAACTGCCGGGCATCGGCCTGCTGCCGTTGCCGGTGGCGCCACGGCAACTGCCGTACCACGCCGGTTCCACCTATTACGAATTGGACCGGGGCAGCGACCACTGGCAGCAACTCAGCAACTCCGGTGGCTTTGCGTTCCATATCGCCGGCCAGTTCCCAGGGTTGAACCTGGCGTTCTGGGCGATCCGAGGATAA
- the tssJ gene encoding type VI secretion system lipoprotein TssJ, protein MIPRFLLAVAAALLLTACAKDAAPPQPEEAEADTAAIELHFHAIAGLNPGATGQPAPVRVRIFELKNAATFGRSDYFALAERAQATLGADLIDQDEVLIQPGQQLSLQRDLDPSTRHIGILVGYRELDQSLWRTVMNVPPREYTEYQISLDVRAVRSAVVVTPSSPAQ, encoded by the coding sequence ATGATTCCCAGGTTTTTACTCGCAGTCGCCGCAGCGCTTCTGCTGACGGCGTGTGCCAAGGATGCGGCCCCACCCCAGCCCGAAGAAGCTGAGGCCGACACCGCCGCCATCGAGTTGCATTTCCATGCCATTGCCGGCCTCAACCCCGGCGCCACCGGACAGCCGGCCCCGGTCCGGGTGCGCATTTTCGAACTGAAAAATGCCGCGACCTTTGGCCGTTCGGATTATTTCGCCTTGGCCGAGCGAGCCCAGGCCACCCTCGGCGCCGACCTGATCGACCAGGACGAAGTGCTGATCCAGCCCGGCCAGCAATTGAGCCTGCAACGCGACCTCGACCCTTCAACGCGGCACATCGGAATCCTGGTGGGCTATCGCGAGCTGGACCAGTCGCTGTGGCGCACGGTGATGAACGTCCCGCCGCGCGAATACACCGAATACCAGATCAGCCTCGACGTGCGCGCCGTGCGCAGCGCCGTCGTCGTTACCCCATCCAGCCCTGCCCAATAA
- the tagH gene encoding type VI secretion system-associated FHA domain protein TagH translates to MPLCLTITSYHKITPGQCSEKTLGQGVMAIGRNSDNDWVLPDPERLVSGKHCVIQYKDGRYYLTDNSTNGVELVKAGIRLRKGNSEPLQDGEVIRIGDYEIQARVDFDLPMTDSNPFAEAPSSFEALMGRQSAPVHTPSPMPVSTPAHFQGVSSMDTLPDLFDFLAPTSVPPATQPDHVPAEQHDFRPPTPIPRPSPPPVAEPVFEPVAVTSAPVIPDDWDPFSDKPVAVAPMPVAPLPEPVSMPALPVLEPVPPPPIPVVEVVAPIESAPQQEAPVSRVEPTATPAQTSQPDLLQAFLRGAGLDQLRLDKANAEAQMESIGRSYRLMVEGLIDVLRARSSLKGEFRIQQTMIQPVENNPLKFAPNVDEALLLLLRHGNQAFMAPDAAVRDSFDDLRAHQLAVMAGVEAAIKHLLARFEPAQLEERMGKPGGLSGIFSGSRQAQYWQQFTELYSNISREAQEDFQDLFGREFSRAYEEHSTRQRRR, encoded by the coding sequence ATGCCGCTGTGTTTGACTATCACTAGTTATCACAAGATTACCCCCGGACAGTGCTCTGAAAAGACCTTGGGCCAGGGAGTGATGGCAATTGGCCGCAATTCCGATAATGACTGGGTATTACCGGATCCGGAGCGCCTGGTCTCGGGCAAACATTGCGTTATCCAATATAAGGACGGGCGCTATTACTTGACCGATAACAGCACTAACGGTGTGGAATTGGTCAAGGCCGGTATTCGCTTGCGCAAAGGCAACAGCGAGCCGTTGCAGGACGGCGAAGTGATCCGCATCGGTGACTACGAGATCCAGGCGCGGGTGGACTTCGACCTGCCGATGACCGACAGCAACCCGTTCGCCGAAGCCCCCAGCAGTTTCGAAGCCTTGATGGGACGCCAGAGTGCCCCGGTACATACGCCTTCGCCAATGCCCGTGAGCACGCCGGCGCATTTCCAGGGTGTGTCGTCGATGGACACGCTGCCGGACCTGTTCGATTTTCTCGCGCCGACCAGCGTCCCGCCGGCCACCCAGCCGGACCACGTGCCGGCCGAGCAGCATGATTTCCGTCCGCCTACGCCGATTCCGCGCCCGAGCCCACCACCGGTGGCTGAGCCAGTGTTCGAGCCGGTGGCCGTGACGTCCGCCCCGGTCATCCCGGATGACTGGGACCCGTTCAGCGACAAGCCTGTGGCGGTGGCGCCGATGCCCGTCGCGCCGCTGCCTGAGCCGGTTTCCATGCCGGCGCTGCCGGTGCTTGAACCAGTACCCCCGCCGCCGATTCCTGTGGTTGAAGTTGTTGCGCCGATTGAATCCGCGCCACAGCAAGAAGCGCCGGTCAGCCGCGTCGAGCCGACAGCCACCCCGGCGCAAACCTCTCAACCGGACCTGCTGCAAGCCTTCCTGCGTGGCGCCGGGCTGGATCAGCTGCGCCTGGACAAGGCCAACGCCGAAGCCCAGATGGAAAGTATCGGTCGCAGCTATCGGTTGATGGTCGAAGGCCTGATCGATGTACTGCGCGCCCGCAGCAGCCTCAAGGGTGAATTCCGCATCCAGCAGACGATGATCCAGCCGGTGGAAAACAACCCGCTGAAGTTCGCCCCCAATGTCGACGAAGCGCTGCTGTTACTGCTGCGCCATGGCAACCAGGCGTTCATGGCGCCGGATGCGGCGGTGCGCGACAGCTTCGATGATCTGCGCGCCCACCAGCTGGCGGTGATGGCCGGTGTGGAAGCGGCGATCAAGCATTTGCTGGCGCGTTTCGAGCCGGCGCAACTGGAAGAGCGCATGGGCAAGCCCGGCGGGCTGTCGGGCATTTTCAGCGGCTCGCGACAGGCCCAGTACTGGCAGCAATTCACCGAGCTCTACAGCAACATTTCCCGGGAAGCCCAAGAGGATTTCCAGGACCTGTTCGGTCGCGAATTCAGCCGCGCCTACGAAGAACACAGCACACGACAGCGACGCCGTTGA
- the tssA gene encoding type VI secretion system protein TssA has product MDVPLLLAAVSANSPCGEDLEYDADFLRLERDSRGQPERSMGDSILPAEPPEWRSIQQQSLDLLQRSKDLRITHFLLQSSLALEGIPGLARVLTLISELLKQYWAELHPRLDADDDNDPTVRINALAGLTSDVTIRLLRESILARSRTFGAVSLRAAANASGLQSFADESLGAEQLAGALLDSDPEQLETIRAALLEARSAAETIEQQVSDQVGSAQGVDLGPLKQPLKMALQILGQFAPQSGDSDLADPVQPDHTAPAEHPSAPSAPRGSTVPGEINNRDDVLRSLDRILAYYTRHEPSSPLPVLLNRAKNLVHADFAAIVRNLIPDGMSQFENLRGPESE; this is encoded by the coding sequence GTGGATGTGCCTTTGTTGCTCGCCGCCGTTTCCGCGAATTCGCCTTGCGGTGAAGACCTGGAATATGACGCGGATTTCTTGCGCCTGGAACGCGACTCTCGGGGCCAACCCGAGCGCAGCATGGGCGATTCGATCCTGCCTGCCGAACCTCCCGAGTGGCGCAGCATCCAGCAACAGAGCCTGGACCTGCTGCAACGCAGCAAAGACCTGCGCATCACCCATTTCCTGTTGCAAAGCTCCCTGGCCCTGGAAGGCATTCCCGGCCTCGCCCGCGTATTGACGCTGATCAGCGAGCTGCTCAAGCAATACTGGGCAGAACTGCATCCGCGCCTCGATGCCGACGACGACAACGACCCCACCGTGCGCATCAACGCCCTCGCCGGCCTGACCTCGGACGTCACCATTCGCTTGCTGCGTGAAAGCATCCTGGCCCGCTCACGGACATTCGGTGCCGTCAGCCTGCGCGCCGCCGCCAATGCCAGCGGCTTGCAGAGTTTTGCCGATGAAAGCCTCGGTGCCGAACAGCTTGCCGGGGCCCTGCTCGACAGCGATCCCGAGCAGTTGGAAACCATCCGTGCCGCCCTGCTGGAAGCCCGCAGCGCCGCCGAAACCATCGAACAGCAAGTCAGCGACCAGGTCGGTTCCGCCCAGGGCGTGGACCTCGGCCCGTTGAAACAACCGCTGAAGATGGCCCTGCAGATTCTCGGTCAGTTCGCCCCACAGAGCGGCGACAGCGACCTCGCCGATCCCGTCCAACCCGACCACACCGCGCCGGCTGAACACCCCAGCGCACCGAGCGCGCCGCGCGGCAGTACCGTCCCGGGGGAAATCAACAACCGTGACGACGTGCTGCGCAGCCTGGACCGGATCCTGGCGTACTACACCCGCCACGAGCCCTCCAGCCCGCTGCCGGTGCTGTTGAACCGGGCGAAGAATCTGGTGCACGCCGACTTTGCGGCGATCGTGCGCAATCTGATTCCCGACGGCATGAGTCAATTTGAAAACCTGCGCGGCCCGGAAAGCGAATAA
- the tssB gene encoding type VI secretion system contractile sheath small subunit: MAKQSSQKFIARNRAPRVQIEYDVELYGAEKKVQLPFVMGVMADLAGKPAEPLAPVADRKFLEIDVDNFDSRLKAMQPRVAFHVPNELTGEGNLSLDLTFESMDDFSPAAVARKVDSLNKLLEARTQLANLLTYMDGKTGAEEIIMKAIKDPALLQALASAPKPADAEPKA, from the coding sequence GTGGCGAAGCAAAGTTCTCAGAAATTCATCGCGCGCAACCGCGCGCCTCGAGTGCAGATCGAGTACGACGTCGAGCTCTACGGCGCCGAGAAAAAGGTCCAGTTGCCCTTCGTCATGGGCGTCATGGCCGACCTCGCCGGCAAGCCCGCCGAGCCTCTGGCACCGGTGGCCGATCGCAAGTTCCTCGAGATCGATGTCGACAATTTCGACTCGCGCCTCAAGGCCATGCAGCCGCGCGTGGCGTTCCATGTGCCTAACGAACTGACCGGCGAAGGCAACCTGAGCCTGGACCTGACCTTCGAAAGCATGGACGACTTCAGCCCGGCAGCCGTGGCGCGCAAGGTCGATTCGCTGAACAAGCTGCTCGAAGCGCGCACTCAGTTGGCCAACCTGCTGACCTACATGGACGGCAAGACCGGCGCCGAGGAAATCATCATGAAGGCGATCAAGGACCCAGCGCTGTTGCAGGCCCTGGCGAGCGCGCCGAAGCCCGCCGACGCAGAGCCCAAGGCTTAA